In the genome of Prosthecobacter dejongeii, the window CAATTTGAGAGTGCCTGCCGTGGAGTTGCGGGGGTTGGCAAAGCGGGGTTCACCTGCATCTTCACGTTCTTCATTGAGCTTGGCGAAGTTCGCCTTGGTCATGAAGACCTCACCGCGCACTTCGAAGGTCTGCGGGCCGTCTTTCGGCAGGCGCAGGGGCAGGGCTTTGATGGTCTTCAGATTGGTGGTCACATCGTCCCCGGTCTGGCCATCGCCACGGGTGATGCCATGTTTCAGCACGCCATTTTCGTATCGGATGCTGATGGCCACGCCGTCCACTTTGGGCTCGATGACACAGGCGATCTTTTCGCGACCCAGGCCTTTTTGCAGGCGGGCAAAGAAGGCGGTCAGTTCGGCTTCGGAGTAGGTGTTGTCCAGGCTCATCATCGGGATGGTGTGCCGGATCTGGGTGAAGCCTTCGATAGGGGCCCCGCCGACACGCTGGGTGGGAGAGTCGGAGGTAAGAAGATCGGGAAACTGCGTCTCGATGGCCTGAAGTTCGCGCAGGAGGGCATCGAATTCCTGGTCGGTGATCTCCTGCCGGGCCTCGACGTAATAGAGGTGGTTGTGGCGGTGGAGATTGGTGCGGAGGGATTCGGCTCGGGCGGCGGCTTCAGCGTGAGTCATGCGACCTCTTTTTTAGCGAGAAAGCTCGACCTGGGAAAGGGAGATTCGGTATTACTTCCTCGTTTTCAGAAAGCTGAACTCTCAGGCTTGTCGGGGCGTCTGAGGAGAATCGCCGAAAAAAGAATTTCACCCGGCCCCAAGAAAGCCCTCACACTGACGTGATGCCTGGCGAACACGACCCCATGAACGACACCCACCGCCTGTTTCTGGACACGTTGAGCCGCTATGAGAGGCCGCTGCTGCGGTATGCCCACAGCTTTACCAACGACGCTGAAGAGGCACGCGATGTCGTGCAGGACGTGTTTATCAAATTGAGCCAAAACCTCGCCACGCTGGATCCGGACCGGCTGGCGCCCTGGCTCTTCACCGTCTGTAAAAATCGCGCTCTGGACCACCAGCGCAAACACCAACGCCTCATTGTCATGGAAACGCAAAGTTTAGACCTGGAAGCCTCCGAGGTCCCCCAGCCCGGAGCAGAAATGGAAAGCCGGGAGACCGCCGCCGCCCTGCGCGGCTTCATCGAAGAACTTCCCCTGCGCCAGCGCGAGGCCATCCGCCTCAAATTCATCGCCGGACTCGATTACAAACAGATCAGCGACGCCATGCAGACCAGCATCGGCAATGTCGGCTACCTCATTCATCACGGCGTGCTGGCCCTGCGCCTGAAGTGGCAAGCCCAGGAAGACGCCACACCGGGCAAACAGAAATCCGCCCTGGCCTAACCAAACCTTTGTTTAAATTTTTTAATTCACTTTCCCCATGAAACCGGAACAAATAACCGCCTGGGCCCTGAACGAACTCAGCGCCGAAGAGCGCGCCCAGATCGAGGCCCTCATCCAGGAAGACGCCGAGGCCAGCACGCAGGCCAGCCAGACCAAGGGCTTCTGCGACTTCCTCACGGCAGAACTCGGCGACGACTCCCTCGCCTTCACCCCTGAACAACGCGAGCGACTGAGCCGTGCCGATGCCCCTGCGGCTTCGTTTCCCAATGAAGCGCCCCAACCCGCATTACCGAAACAGCCGACGTTTTGGAGACGTCATGTCTTCATGAATCTGGCTGCCGCTGCCGCCGTGGTGATGGGCACGACCCTGTTCATCCGCAAGCAGATGGAGAGCGAAGGCCAGATGGCCGAGATCACTCCGACCGTTCGTGGGAACCTTGGCGATGATCAGACCATCATCACACGGACGAGTCCTGTGCCCGAGGAACCAGCCCCGGTGGTGGCTGCAGCCCCGCCGACATCGATGCGGAAGCTTCAGGCGAACGCGGCTCCCTTGATGAAGCAAGATGAAAGCACACTGGCGGCGAAGGATGCTAAGGCGGCAATGACGTTTTCTAATATGCCTGAAACGAAGGCGAAGAACGAGGCAACAATGGTCGATGCAGAAGCGGCAAGACGGGAATATTTTGCTGCGACCCAAGATCAGCAGCGTGCCCGCTTGCTGAACCAGGCGAATGAACCTTGGGAATCCCCAGCCCCGACAACCGCTAGTGTGGCACCAGGGCAAGTCGCAGCCACCCCCGCCGCAGCACCTAAACCTGCGGCTCCAGTGGCCAATGGCAATATCACAGTTAATGGCGGTAGCTTGACCATCACCGGTGCAGGCACTCTGACCCTCCAAGGCCGCACGACCTACACGGGAGGCGTTGTGCGGTCCGCTCCAAGTTCGGTAACACTCATCGCAGGATCTGGGATGGCAGGAAACGCCGACATTATGGACGGCGAAACTCAAATGCGTCGCAGCCAAGAGTCCTACACGCAGATCATCGAAAACGCGCTCAAGAGTGTGGAGAGCGAGCCGCTGTCCACCTTTTCTATTGATGTGGACACGGCCTCGTATGCGAATGTGCGGCGCTTTCTCAATCAGAACAGTGCGCCACCACGCGATGCCGTGCGCATTGAGGAGTTAATCAATTATTTTCCCATGGATGAAAAGGGCCCGGCGGCAGGGGTGAAGGAACCTTTTGCTGTCAAAGTGGAGATGGCCGCGTGCCCTTGGCAGCCGCAGCATCGGCTGGCTCGCATCGCCATCAAAGGCAAGCAGATCGGCCTGGATCGCCAGCCCAGCAACTTGGTCTTCCTGGTGGATGTCTCTGGCTCCATGGCGGAGCCAAACAAACTGCCGCTTGTGCAGCAGAGCCTGCGCATGTTGGCCGGGCAACTTGGCGAAAATGACCGTGTCTCTATGGTGACCTATGCCAATGGATCGCAGGTGGTCTTGTCCTCCACCACTGGCCAAAATAAAGGCGAGATCGTATCTGCAATTGATCGGCTCCAGGCTGGCGGTGGCACCCATGGCAGCGCGGGCATTCGCTTGGCCTATGAGCAGGCCGTGGCCGGCTTCATCAAAGGCGGCGTGAACCGCGTGGTACTGTGCACGGATGGCGACTTCAATGTGGGCATCAGCAGCCCGACGGAGTTGGAAACCTTTATCTCCGAGAAAGCCCGCAGTGGCGTCTTCCTCAGCGTGTTGGGGTATGGCTCGGGCAATCTGAAGGACCGCACCATGGAAACCTTGGCCGACAAGGGCAACGGCAACTACGCCTACATTGACAGCCTGGGCGAGGCCCGCAAGGTGCTGGTAGAGCAGATGAACGGCACGCTGGTCACCATCGCCAAGGATGTGAAGATTCAGGTGGAGTTCAATCCCGCAGTTATCCGCAGCTACCGCCTCATCGGTTATGAGAATCGTTTGTTAGCCAAAGAAGATTTCAATGACGACGCCAAGGACGCTGGGGAAATCGGAGCTGGGCATAGCGTCACCGCGCTGTATGAGCTGGTGCCTGCGAATCTGCCTCCTGGGGGGGGGACACTTCCTCAAGTGGATGCGCTGAAGTATCAACAGCCAATCACTCCCGCAGTCCCCATGGCTGCTACTGCAGCTGCAACGGACGAGGCTTTGACCGTGAAGCTGCGCTACAAAGAACCTGAAGGCAACACCAGTAGCCTCATTGAGGTGCCAGTGAAGGATAATTCCCGGGCAATGGACACGGCCAGTGGCGAATTCAAGTTCACCACAGCCGTAGCGGGGTTTGGTCTGCTGCTGCGCCAGTCTTCTTATGCTGGCCAGCTCACCTGGGACCAAGTTCGCCAGCTTGCCCTGGAAGGCAAAGGAACCGATGCTCTGGGTTACCGTGGCGAGTTTATCCAACTCATCGAGAAGGCGAGGGGAGTGAGCCGCTAGCCCTTGTGGGAGGCTGATTCGACAAGCGTTGAAAACTTTTTCGAACTTTTTCATTCACACTGTTTGACAATACTAAACCTTCATCTAGTATCTCAATCCGCAGCCAACACTGCGGGGCGAAAGCCAAAGCACCCCTAGCTCAACGG includes:
- a CDS encoding RNA polymerase sigma factor — encoded protein: MNDTHRLFLDTLSRYERPLLRYAHSFTNDAEEARDVVQDVFIKLSQNLATLDPDRLAPWLFTVCKNRALDHQRKHQRLIVMETQSLDLEASEVPQPGAEMESRETAAALRGFIEELPLRQREAIRLKFIAGLDYKQISDAMQTSIGNVGYLIHHGVLALRLKWQAQEDATPGKQKSALA
- a CDS encoding YfbK domain-containing protein, translating into MKPEQITAWALNELSAEERAQIEALIQEDAEASTQASQTKGFCDFLTAELGDDSLAFTPEQRERLSRADAPAASFPNEAPQPALPKQPTFWRRHVFMNLAAAAAVVMGTTLFIRKQMESEGQMAEITPTVRGNLGDDQTIITRTSPVPEEPAPVVAAAPPTSMRKLQANAAPLMKQDESTLAAKDAKAAMTFSNMPETKAKNEATMVDAEAARREYFAATQDQQRARLLNQANEPWESPAPTTASVAPGQVAATPAAAPKPAAPVANGNITVNGGSLTITGAGTLTLQGRTTYTGGVVRSAPSSVTLIAGSGMAGNADIMDGETQMRRSQESYTQIIENALKSVESEPLSTFSIDVDTASYANVRRFLNQNSAPPRDAVRIEELINYFPMDEKGPAAGVKEPFAVKVEMAACPWQPQHRLARIAIKGKQIGLDRQPSNLVFLVDVSGSMAEPNKLPLVQQSLRMLAGQLGENDRVSMVTYANGSQVVLSSTTGQNKGEIVSAIDRLQAGGGTHGSAGIRLAYEQAVAGFIKGGVNRVVLCTDGDFNVGISSPTELETFISEKARSGVFLSVLGYGSGNLKDRTMETLADKGNGNYAYIDSLGEARKVLVEQMNGTLVTIAKDVKIQVEFNPAVIRSYRLIGYENRLLAKEDFNDDAKDAGEIGAGHSVTALYELVPANLPPGGGTLPQVDALKYQQPITPAVPMAATAAATDEALTVKLRYKEPEGNTSSLIEVPVKDNSRAMDTASGEFKFTTAVAGFGLLLRQSSYAGQLTWDQVRQLALEGKGTDALGYRGEFIQLIEKARGVSR